The proteins below come from a single Vitis vinifera cultivar Pinot Noir 40024 chromosome 9, ASM3070453v1 genomic window:
- the LOC104880436 gene encoding uncharacterized protein LOC104880436 encodes MKQHLAKVKGDIGPCKSIPPDVRFRMENSLQEFVNSKKATQEAYECRNPYSPNVSQFEGDMVEGEEEVQEMQSPMATNSGKRKKSKVDKYFAPRNTQGAQPSMRSVLVGKEAIWRADMVVRRFFYDACIPINAVNSFYFKPMLDAISAIGPGYKGPNYHQLRVNLLKDAKKEVQLLVDSYRAIWAKVGCTIMGDGWIDNRQRTFINFLVYCPEGISFVKSVDTSDIVKNATNLFQLFDEVIEWVGPLNVVHIVTDNAANYVAAGILISQKHKHINWSPCVAHCLNLIIKDIGKMDHVAELLVEKKRRMDRDFATWYNSLCYYIHCTQESS; translated from the exons ATGAAACAACATCTTGCTAAAGTGAAAGGAGATATTGGTCCATGTAAATCGATTCCTCCTGATGTAAGATTTCGAATGGAAAATTCTTTACAAGAGTTTGTGAATTCTAAGAAAGCAACCCAAGAAGCATATGAATGTAGAAATCCTTATAGTCCTAATGTGTCACAATTTGAAGGGGATATGGTAGAAGGTGAAGAAGAGGTTCAAGAAATGCAAAGTCCTATGGCAACTAAtagtggaaaaaggaaaaaatcaaaagtggATAAGTATTTTGCACCAAGAAATACTCAAGGAGCTCAACCTTCCATGAGGAGTGTGCTAGTTGGGAAAGAAGCTATTTGGAGAGCGGATATGGTAGTTAGGAGATTCTTTTATGATGCATGCATTCCTATTAATGCAGTGAATTCCTTTTACTTCAAGCCAATGTTGGATGCTATATCTGCAATTGGTCCTGGATATAAGGGTCCAAATTACCATCAGTTACGAGTTAATCTTTTAAAGGATGCCAAGAAGGAAGTTCAATTACTTGTGGACTCTTATCGTGCAATTTGGGCAAAAGTTGGGTGTACAATAATGGGTGATGGTTGGATAGATAATAGACAAAGAACATTCATCAACTTCCTTGTGTATTGTCCTGAAGGAATATCGTTTGTGAAATCCGTTGATACTTCGGACATTGTCAAGAATGCAACtaatttatttcagttatttgaTGAGGTGATTGAATGGGTTGGTCCACTCAATGTAGTTCATATAGTCACTGATAATGCAGCAAATTATGTGGCCGCGGGGATATTGATTTCTCAGAAGCATAAACACATTAATTGGTCACCTTGTGTAGCTCATTGCCTTAATTTGATCATTAAGGATATTGGTAAGATGGACCATGTTGCTGAACTT ttggttgagaaaaagagaaggatgGACAGAGATTTTGCGACCTGGTACAACTCGCTTTGCTACTATATTCATTGCACTCAAGAgtcttcatga
- the LOC104880435 gene encoding uncharacterized protein LOC104880435, with protein sequence MEKKPTTYYIQRCGCNGGGGGGGGGVGGGGGGGGGGDTDIHTHNDSKQSGDTRSENEEMDDAATTATDANDAIADADDASADADDASSDTDNASADADDASTYGFDANDANGFDATTNFRATATTILGATTTIFLLMILMKTTTIMVVVG encoded by the exons ATGGAGAAGAAACCAACAACATACTACATTCAAAGATGTGGATGTaatggaggtggtggtggtggaggtggcgGCGTtggaggaggaggtggtggtggtggtggtggtgatacTGATATTCATACTCATAATGATAGTAAGCAAAGTGGTGATACTAGGAGTG aaaatgaagagatgGATGACGCAGCCACCACCGCCACCGATGCCAATGATGCCATCGCCGATGCCGATGATGCCAGCGCCGATGCCGATGATGCCAGCTCCGATACCGATAATGCCAGCGCCGATGCCGATGATGCCAGCACCTATGGATTTGATGCCAATGATGCCAATGGATTTGATGCCACCACCAATTTTAGAGCCACTGCCACCACCATTTTGGGGGCCACCACCACCATTTTTCTATTGATGATATTGATGAAAACGACTACCATAATGGTGGTTGTGGGGTAG
- the LOC132254300 gene encoding uncharacterized protein LOC132254300, producing MARGLMALGGGGGGGEKVGTTASSCGALLLLCMVIMSLSIISMVIFACGDGSKASTSPRKKKRKDAGDCGNCGDCLSLCCGDGCGGGSGDGGGGGGCGGGGGGCGGGGGGGSGGGGGGGC from the coding sequence ATGGCAAGGGGTTTGATGGCACTAGGTGGTGGTGGCGGTGGCGGAGAGAAAGTAGGCACAACGGCTTCAAGCTGTGGGGCGCTGCTCTTGCTTTGCATGGTCATCATGTCTCTCTCTATTATATCCATGGTCATATTTGCTTGTGGGGATGGTAGTAAGGCTTCTACTTCACCTCGcaagaaaaaaaggaaggacGCAGGAGATTGTGGAAATTGTGGTGATTGTCTTTCTCTTTGTTGTGGAGATGGTTGCGGTGGAGGTAGTGGGGATGGTGGCGGTGGCGGTGGTTGTGGGGGTGGTGGCGGTGGTtgtggaggtggtggtggaggtggcaGTGGCGGTGGCGGGGGTGGAGGTTGCtga